One segment of Nostoc flagelliforme CCNUN1 DNA contains the following:
- a CDS encoding radical SAM protein — MYTISNNKIDTKRYCEINVVHHCNLSCRACTHLSPGIPKYIADPEKIYRDLSILSKSYIPRGVKLVGGEPLLHPNIIEIIEAVRASGITKFVKMVTNGHLLSKAPDLFWEKIDAIEISLYPSKPINPETLKTLKQKAKDSKTILESYSWDDFRESYSELGTENTELVQKIYSNCAVAHVWRCHTISEGYLYKCPQAVFIPKVITKENLQNDGIKITDSGNFFEQLLAYLKSEEPLGSCYHCLGCVGKRFNHEQMNPKLWRSPQQFTSEELVDLDYLSFLEKQPSQAKGCHKELSLPEKISNIATKLFNNYRK, encoded by the coding sequence ATGTATACTATATCAAACAATAAAATTGATACCAAAAGATATTGTGAAATTAATGTAGTTCATCATTGTAATTTGTCATGCCGTGCTTGTACCCATTTATCGCCAGGTATTCCAAAATATATTGCTGATCCAGAAAAGATATACAGGGATCTTTCTATTTTATCCAAATCCTATATTCCAAGAGGAGTTAAATTAGTCGGGGGAGAACCTTTACTACATCCGAATATAATTGAAATAATTGAAGCAGTTCGTGCATCAGGCATAACTAAGTTTGTTAAAATGGTCACGAATGGTCATTTACTTTCAAAAGCACCGGATCTGTTTTGGGAAAAAATTGATGCTATAGAAATTTCCCTTTATCCAAGTAAACCCATAAATCCTGAAACTTTAAAAACATTAAAACAAAAAGCTAAAGACTCTAAAACAATTTTAGAGTCTTATTCTTGGGATGACTTCCGTGAATCTTATTCCGAATTAGGAACGGAAAATACAGAATTAGTCCAAAAAATTTATTCAAATTGCGCTGTAGCTCATGTTTGGCGATGTCATACTATTTCAGAAGGATATCTTTATAAATGCCCCCAAGCTGTGTTTATTCCGAAAGTTATTACAAAAGAAAATCTTCAAAATGACGGAATTAAAATTACTGACTCTGGAAATTTTTTTGAACAATTATTAGCTTACTTAAAGTCGGAAGAACCTTTAGGATCTTGTTATCATTGCTTAGGTTGTGTAGGAAAAAGATTTAACCATGAGCAAATGAATCCTAAGCTATGGCGTTCTCCCCAACAGTTTACATCTGAAGAACTTGTTGATTTAGATTATTTAAGCTTTTTAGAAAAACAACCATCTCAAGCAAAAGGATGCCATAAAGAACTTTCTTTACCGGAAAAAATTAGTAATATAGCTACTAAGTTATTCAATAATTATCGCAAGTAA